From the Daucus carota subsp. sativus chromosome 8, DH1 v3.0, whole genome shotgun sequence genome, one window contains:
- the LOC108199683 gene encoding electron transfer flavoprotein-ubiquinone oxidoreductase, mitochondrial isoform X1, with the protein MKLKSLLTPLFKTPRKVLNQLRSFSSDRECMNYDVVIVGAGPAGLSAAIRFKQLCRLNDVDYSVCVVEKGAQLGAHILSGNVFEPRALDELLPQWKKDGAPIEVPVSSDKFWLLSKNRAFSIPSPFNNKGNYVISLSQLVCWLGAKAEELGVEIYPGFAASEVLYDANNNVTGIATNDMGIGKDGSRKDTFQRGVELKGRINLLAEGCRGSLSEKIISKYNLRDKAEAQHQTYALGIKEVWEIDERKHKPGSVLHTLGWPLDHNTYGGSFLYHMKDRQVSIGLVVALDYHNPYMSPYEEFQKLKNHPAIRTLLEGGTVLQYGARTLNEGGFQSIPYPVFPGGAIIGCSAGFLNVPKIKGSHTAMKSGMLAADSAYKALHEGLNMKSYWDNLRKSWIWKELYLARNYRPAFDYGLFPGLALSAVEHYIFRGRSPLTMKHGKPDHEATKEAQLCSPIEYPKPNGVVSFDIPTSLYRSNTNHDHDQPAHLRLTDPNIPSLINLPKYGGPESRYCPARVYEYVPDEKGQLKLQINAQNCLHCKACDIKDPKQNIKWTVPEGGGGPGYSMM; encoded by the exons ATGAAGCTCAAATCACTCCTCACACCACTCTTTAAAACTCCTCGAAAAGTGCTTAATCAATTAAGGAGTTTTAGCAGCGACAGAGAGTGTATGAACTACGACGTCGTAATTGTGGGCGCTGGACCCGCTGGACTCTCCGCCGCGATACGATTTAAGCAGCTGTGTAGACTGAACGACGTTGATTACTCCGTCTGTGTTGTTGAGAAAGGCGCTCAACTAG GTGCTCATATACTATCAGGAAATGTTTTTGAGCCACGGGCACTGGATGAACTTCTCCCACAATGGAAAAAAGACGGA GCACCAATTGAAGTCCCTGTTTCTTCTGATAAGTTCTGGCTACTTAGCAAGAATCGTGCATTTTCTATACCAAGTCCCTTTAATAACAAAGGAAACTATGTAATAAG TTTGAGTCAGCTCGTGTGCTGGTTAGGTGCAAAGGCTGAAGAATTAGGAGTTGAAATCTACCCAGGGTTTGCTGCTAGCGAG GTTTTATATGATGCAAATAACAATGTTACTGGAATTGCGACTAATGACATGGGAATTGGCAAGGATGGTTCCAGGAAAGATACATTTCAGCGAGGTGTTGAATTAAAAG GGCGTATAAATCTTCTTGCTGAAGGATGTCGTGGCTCATTATCGGAG AAAATAATTAGCAAGTACAACTTGAGAGATAAGGCAGAAGCACAACATCAAACTTATGCTCTAGGAATTAAAGAG GTATGGGAAATTGATGAGAGGAAGCATAAACCTGGTTCTGTGCTTCATACACTGGGTTGGCCCTTAGATCACAATACATATGGGGGATCATTTTTGTACCATATGAAAGATAGACAG GTCTCTATCGGACTTGTGGTTGCTTTGGACTATCACAACCCTTATATGAGTCCTTATGAGGAATTCCAG AAACTCAAGAACCATCCAGCCATCAGAACTCTTCTCGAAGGTGGAACTGTTCTCCAATATGGTGCACGCACTCTAAATGAAGGCGGTTTTCAG tcaATTCCATACCCAGTTTTCCCGGGCGGAGCAATTATTGGATGCTCAGCTGGCTTTCTTAACGTACCAAAAATAAAAGGATCTCATACTGCAATGAAATCAG GCATGCTAGCTGCAGATTCTGCATATAAAGCACTTCATGAAGGATTAAATATGAAGTCATACTGGGACAATTTACGGAAATCATGGATCTGGAAGGAACTATACCTAGCAAGAAACTATCGGCCA GCCTTTGATTATGGGCTTTTTCCTGGTTTAGCTTTAAGTGCTGTAGAACA CTATATATTCAGGGGCAGATCCCCTCTAACTATGAAGCATGGAAAACCTGATCATGAAGCAACTAAA GAAGCACAACTATGCTCGCCGATTGAATATCCAAAACCAAATGGAGTTGTCTCCTTTGATATACCTACTTCCCTCTATAG GAGCAACACAAATCATGACCATGACCAACCTGCTCATCTTCGCTTGACTGACCCCAATATTCCCTCACTCATAAACTTGCCAAAATATGGTGGACCAGAATCAAGATACTGTCCTGCACGTGTGTATGA GTATGTCCCAGATGAGAAGGGTCAGTTAAAGCTGCAGATAAATGCTCAAAACTGCCTGCACTGCAAG GCATGCGATATTAAAGACCCAAAGCAGAATATTAAGTGGACAGTCCCTGAAGGTGGTGGTGGCCCTGGCTATTCGATGATGTAG
- the LOC108199683 gene encoding electron transfer flavoprotein-ubiquinone oxidoreductase, mitochondrial isoform X2, which translates to MKLKSLLTPLFKTPRKVLNQLRSFSSDRECMNYDVVIVGAGPAGLSAAIRFKQLCRLNDVDYSVCVVEKGAQLGAHILSGNVFEPRALDELLPQWKKDGAPIEVPVSSDKFWLLSKNRAFSIPSPFNNKGNYVISLSQLVCWLGAKAEELGVEIYPGFAASEVLYDANNNVTGIATNDMGIGKDGSRKDTFQRGVELKGRINLLAEGCRGSLSEKIISKYNLRDKAEAQHQTYALGIKEVWEIDERKHKPGSVLHTLGWPLDHNTYGGSFLYHMKDRQVSIGLVVALDYHNPYMSPYEEFQKLKNHPAIRTLLEGGTVLQYGARTLNEGGFQSIPYPVFPGGAIIGCSAGFLNVPKIKGSHTAMKSGMLAADSAYKALHEGLNMKSYWDNLRKSWIWKELYLARNYRPAFDYGLFPGLALSAVEHYIFRGRSPLTMKHGKPDHEATKVLLFSGSTTMLAD; encoded by the exons ATGAAGCTCAAATCACTCCTCACACCACTCTTTAAAACTCCTCGAAAAGTGCTTAATCAATTAAGGAGTTTTAGCAGCGACAGAGAGTGTATGAACTACGACGTCGTAATTGTGGGCGCTGGACCCGCTGGACTCTCCGCCGCGATACGATTTAAGCAGCTGTGTAGACTGAACGACGTTGATTACTCCGTCTGTGTTGTTGAGAAAGGCGCTCAACTAG GTGCTCATATACTATCAGGAAATGTTTTTGAGCCACGGGCACTGGATGAACTTCTCCCACAATGGAAAAAAGACGGA GCACCAATTGAAGTCCCTGTTTCTTCTGATAAGTTCTGGCTACTTAGCAAGAATCGTGCATTTTCTATACCAAGTCCCTTTAATAACAAAGGAAACTATGTAATAAG TTTGAGTCAGCTCGTGTGCTGGTTAGGTGCAAAGGCTGAAGAATTAGGAGTTGAAATCTACCCAGGGTTTGCTGCTAGCGAG GTTTTATATGATGCAAATAACAATGTTACTGGAATTGCGACTAATGACATGGGAATTGGCAAGGATGGTTCCAGGAAAGATACATTTCAGCGAGGTGTTGAATTAAAAG GGCGTATAAATCTTCTTGCTGAAGGATGTCGTGGCTCATTATCGGAG AAAATAATTAGCAAGTACAACTTGAGAGATAAGGCAGAAGCACAACATCAAACTTATGCTCTAGGAATTAAAGAG GTATGGGAAATTGATGAGAGGAAGCATAAACCTGGTTCTGTGCTTCATACACTGGGTTGGCCCTTAGATCACAATACATATGGGGGATCATTTTTGTACCATATGAAAGATAGACAG GTCTCTATCGGACTTGTGGTTGCTTTGGACTATCACAACCCTTATATGAGTCCTTATGAGGAATTCCAG AAACTCAAGAACCATCCAGCCATCAGAACTCTTCTCGAAGGTGGAACTGTTCTCCAATATGGTGCACGCACTCTAAATGAAGGCGGTTTTCAG tcaATTCCATACCCAGTTTTCCCGGGCGGAGCAATTATTGGATGCTCAGCTGGCTTTCTTAACGTACCAAAAATAAAAGGATCTCATACTGCAATGAAATCAG GCATGCTAGCTGCAGATTCTGCATATAAAGCACTTCATGAAGGATTAAATATGAAGTCATACTGGGACAATTTACGGAAATCATGGATCTGGAAGGAACTATACCTAGCAAGAAACTATCGGCCA GCCTTTGATTATGGGCTTTTTCCTGGTTTAGCTTTAAGTGCTGTAGAACA CTATATATTCAGGGGCAGATCCCCTCTAACTATGAAGCATGGAAAACCTGATCATGAAGCAACTAAA GTACTTTTATTCTCAGGAAGCACAACTATGCTCGCCGATTGA
- the LOC108197293 gene encoding eukaryotic translation initiation factor 3 subunit K translates to MGREMTPKQQSPMSYTVEQLVAVNPYNPDILPDLENYVNEQVSSQTYSLDANLCLLRLYQFEPDRMNTQIVARILIKALMAMPAPDFSLCLFLIPERVQMEDQFKTLIVLSHYLETARFRQFWDEAAKSRQIVEVVPGFEQAVQEYAIHVLSLTYQKIPRTILAEAINFEGPALDKFIEHQVATSGWLLEKGHDKSQLIVLPCNEFNHPELKKNTADSIPLQHITRIFPILS, encoded by the exons ATGGGGAGAGAGATGACACCGAAGCAACAATCACCGATGTCCTACACAGTGGAGCAGCTCGTCGCCGTCAATCCTTACAATCCTGATATTCTCCCTGATCTCGAAAACTATGTCAATGAACAG GTCTCGTCACAGACATACAGTTTAGATGCCAATCTGTGCCTCCTTCGCCTTTATCAG TTCGAACCAGACAGGATGAACACTCAAATTGTTGCCCGCATTTTGATCAAG GCTCTCATGGCAATGCCAGCCCCAGATTTCAGCCTTTGCCTCTTCTTGATTCCAGAAAGAGTG CAAATGGAGGATCAGTTTAAAACTCTAATTGTTCTCTCGCACTATCTTGAG ACTGCGAGATTCCGTCAATTCTGGGATGAGGCAGCCAAGAGCCGCCAGATAGTAGAAGTCGTTCCAG GTTTTGAACAAGCAGTTCAAGAGTATGCTATTCATGTATTGTCCCTGACTTACCAAAAGATTCCGAGGACTATACTTGCCGAG GCAATTAACTTTGAAGGCCCTGCTCTGGACAAATTTATTGAGCATCAGGTGGCAACTTCTGGTTGGCTCCTTGAGAAAGGTCATGACAAGAGTCAACttattgtcttaccttgtaatGAGTTTAACCATCCAGAGCTGAAGAAGAACACTGCAGATAGCATCCCCTTGCAGCACATTACTCGTATTTTTCCCATTCTTAGTTAA